The Vibrio coralliirubri DNA window GCGAGATCGGCGAACGGGTTGTGTGTCGCTGACTGATGATCATCTAAACTCGCTTTTGCATCCACACCATAACGCTCATGGTCAGTGTATTTTGAATGCTCATGATCGTGACAGTACAGGCACAGTAGCTCCCAGTTGCTGCCATCTTCAGGGTTGTTTGTATGGTCGTGATCCACGTGGTGAACGGTAAGCTCTCGGAGGTTTGAGTAAACAAATTCACGCGCACATTTACCACAAACCCAAGGGTACAGTTTTAGTGCTTTTTCGCGGTAGCCTTTCTCTTGGCGAGCATACGCTGCACTCGAACCTGTGAAATCAGAA harbors:
- a CDS encoding YajD family HNH nuclease; amino-acid sequence: MSSDFTGSSAAYARQEKGYREKALKLYPWVCGKCAREFVYSNLRELTVHHVDHDHTNNPEDGSNWELLCLYCHDHEHSKYTDHERYGVDAKASLDDHQSATHNPFADLAKMMKK